A section of the Oncorhynchus tshawytscha isolate Ot180627B linkage group LG09, Otsh_v2.0, whole genome shotgun sequence genome encodes:
- the LOC112258618 gene encoding protein HEXIM1 — MTEPSIEKTHHLKTSDTPSSGRGRVVEHPQTNESRGLETGGRGRYGDKQQQAESDGGVIPADKLWQMQGGQREVCPRFVAGNALPKCPAATQPCQEPGADAAGEGGLVAHGNSGDGPHEETLSQVQGECGKRTDSGSPGAGAAVDARQGKKKHRRRPSKKKRQWKPYFKLSWEEKKKLDERETERASRVRAEMFAKGLPVAPYNTTQFLMDEHDREEPDLNTESGPRRQLGTGARPEDTASEDELFDVEEEEDYGSGGGSDGIGRPGNAGGEFLQRDFSETYEKYHIESLQNMSKQELVQEYLELEKCMSRLEEENTRLRRVTNPDITDDSQVPQSNSARIRELEGELERLRAQNSEQRPQSKEQIVTLGD; from the coding sequence ATGACAGAACCGAGCATTGAGAAGACCCATCACCTGAAAACTTCAGATACCCCATCAAGTGGGAGAGGAAGAGTTGTGGAGCATCCCCAAACCAATGAGAGCCGTGGACTTGAGACTGGCGGTAGGGGGCGATATGGAGATAAACAGCAGCAAGCAGAGAGTGACGGCGGGGTTATCCCTGCAGACAAGTTGTGGCAAATGCAAGGCGGGCAGAGGGAGGTGTGCCCAAGATTCGTTGCCGGAAATGCACTTCCTAAGTGCCCAGCAGCAACACAGCCCTGCCAGGAACCCGGAGCAGATGCAGCCGGAGAGGGTGGCCTCGTAGCCCACGGAAATAGTGGAGATGGACCGCACGAGGAGACCCTGAGTCAAGTGCAAGGCGAGTGTGGGAAGAGAACCGACTCTGGCTCTCCAGGCGCCGGGGCAGCTGTAGATGCGCGTCAGGGCAAGAAGAAACACAGGCGTCGACCATCCAAAAAGAAGCGTCAATGGAAGCCCTATTTTAAACTTTCTTGGGAAGAAAAGAAAAAGCTTGACGAGCGAGAGACCGAACGAGCGTCCCGAGTGAGAGCGGAGATGTTCGCGAAGGGGTTGCCCGTTGCCCCCTACAATACAACGCAGTTCCTTATGGATGAACACGACCGAGAGGAACCGGATCTGAATACCGAAAGTGGTCCCCGACGTCAGTTGGGGACTGGTGCTCGCCCAGAGGACACCGCAAGTGAGGACGAGCTTTtcgatgtggaggaggaggaggactatgGCAGTGGTGGTGGCAGCGACGGCATCGGGAGGCCTGGAAACGCAGGTGGGGAGTTTCTTCAGAGAGACTTTTCCGAGACCTACGAGAAATACCACATCGAGAGTCTTCAAAACATGTCCAAGCAAGAGCTGGTTCAAGAATACCTGGAGCTGGAGAAGTGCATGTCCCGTCTGGAGGAAGAGAACACCCGCTTGCGGCGCGTTACCAACCCGGACATCACAGATGATAGCCAGGTGCCCCAGTCGAATTCGGCGCGGATCAGAGAATTGGAGGGTGAATTGGAGAGACTGAGGGCGCAGAACAGTGAGCAACGTCCGCAGAGCAAGGAGCAGATTGTCACATTAGGTGACTAG